TggagcgccccccgcccccgccggcgCCCCCGCTCCCTGACTCCACGACCACGCCCCCtcctccgcccccgcccccaccgctgcccccgcccccgccgggcATGGGGGCTGCATTCCCCTcaccgccgccgcccccgccgcccccgccgcctaACTCTGCTGGGACCGTAccgcccccgccgcccctccCGGGCCTGGGgggcccgcccccgccgcccccaccgcccccacccttGCCCGGCATCTCCGGGCCCCCTGCCGCGGGCGGCGTGGAGGAGATAATCGTGGCCCAGGTGGATAGCGGCCTGGGTTCGGCCTGGGTCCCCCGCCACCGGCGCGTGAACCCTCCCACCCTGCGCATGAAGAAACTCAACTGGCAGAAGCTGCCGTCCAGTGTCGCCCGCGGTGAGGCCGGGCCGCCATGGCTCCCCtccggggcagggggtggggacaggTCAGGTTCGCCCCTCAGGCCCCTGTGCTCCCACACGCCCCCTGGAGGCTGGCGTGTCTCTGCTGCTGGGCCCCTGCACTGCGCGGGCCCAGGGGCTCAGCGTGCTGATACCCAGGGGACATCAAGGCCAAGGGTGGCTGGAGGCCAGGTCACCGGCCAACCTGGACACTGGGCCCTGGGCAcccgcacacacatacacagcatgGCATCAGCTGGAGGGCTTCTTTGGCTGGGCATTTATCAAGTGCCTGCTGTATGCTTGCCCTGGGCCGGGCCCCAGGCCCAGCACCCCTGCCAGCCCTCCGGCCCGCACCACCTGCCCCTGGACTTGGGGGGCAGGCGTGAGCCTGACTGGCGGCCCCTCACCAGCAGAAGGCAGCTCCATGTGGGCAACGCTGAGCAGCCCTGATGCCGAGGTGGTGGAGCCCGACTTCTCCAGCATCGAGCGGCTCTTCTCCTTCCCCACGGCCAAACCCAAGGAGCAGGCGGTGGCCCCGGCCAGGAAGGAGCCCAAGGAGGTAGGGATGGGGCCGGGGCTCGGACAGGGCTCCGTGGCCGCCCTCCAGGTACTGACGGGCTGGGGGTGTTTTGCAGATCACTTTTCTGGATTCCAAGAAAAGCCTGAACCTCAACATCTTCCTGAAACAGTTTAAATGGTGAGCTTCCAGGATCTCGATGCCTGGGTCAGACGCCCAGCCTCGGCCGTGGCCCGTCTTGGGCTCAGCAGTGCCCTCTGCAGGCTGCTCTGGGAAGTGcacaccccatccctgggattggAGACGACAGTCGGATAATAGCAGCAAACGGTCCCAGCTGGGGGTCCTGGAGACCACCAGTCCAGCCTCCCTGGGGAATATGAGACCCAGAGAGTGGCAGGGATCCCCTAAAGCCACAGACGGGGGGTGGCCGTGCCGGGCCAAGGACCTGGCCCTACCCCCCTGCCCTGAGTGCTTCCTTGTGGCAGGTGCCCTGCCCCGCAGCTCACCGGGTACCGCTGAGCCTTCACCCTGTGTCCTGAGCAGCCCCCTGGAAGGAGGCGGCAGGGGTCGCTCGGGCAGCTGGGGAGTGCGTCATTCAGCCACTACCTGGGCAGGTGGCCCGCCTTCTCTGTGCCCTGAAACTCCCTAGGTGGAGGGAGAAAGCCTGCTGTGACCAGCGTGGGGCTGTGGGCCCAGGGCTGTCCCAGGCGGGCAGGGTCCCAGGAGGCCGAGGGCCGTGGCTCGTGTCATTCTCGGCCACCTCCACCCTCTCGCCCCTCCAGCTCCAACGAGGAGGTCACCGCCATGATCCGGGCGGGGGACAGCACCAAGTTCGACGTGGAGGTCCTCAAGCAGCTGCTCAAGCTCCTTCCGGAGAAGCACGAGGTGAGTAAGCAGGGGTGACATGTGAGTCTGGGCCCCTCCACGCAGAGCCGCACCTGTGAGCGGGCTGCAGCGAGCACACGTGGGCGCCTCCCGCAGATCGAGAACCTGCGCTCCTTCGCGGAGGACCGGGCCAGGCTCGCCAGCGCCGACCAGTTCTACCTCCTCCTGCTGGGCATCCCCTGGTGAGCCGGCAGCcctgggggtgggcgggggtTGAGAGCGGGAGCTGGGCCCGGACCCGGAGCATAGAGAAGGGGTTCCGTGAAGGGTGGGGGCAGACACCACTGGTGCAGCCCTCAGCCTCGGGGCCGTCCGAGGAGCCCTGTGGGGTCCAGGTCTTCCTCCAGGCCAGGGACATCATGGCGGTGGGCGGTGGGCAGGGCTCCGTGGCCTCCCGCAGGCCAGCCTGGGCCCTCCTGGGCGACCCCTCTGCTCTAGGAGGGGAGTGTCCCACAGAGGGCGACGGCCCTTGTCCTCGGCACCTGGGGGCTTATCCAAAGCGCCCTTGCTGGGCCGGCCCAGTCCTGCCGGATCCCATCTGGGGCCTGGCCGAGGAATGCGCATGTTGAACCAGGCCAGGCCGTGAGACCCCGGCAGCTCCGAGCTGAGAGGACCCTGCGGGCCCCAGGCAGGTGGATGGGGGCCCCTTGAGCCTGAGCGCCTGCTCTGCCACCCCAGCTACCAGCTTCGGATCGAGTGCCTGCTGCTCTGCGAGGGCACGGCCGTTGTGCTCGACATGGTGCGGCCCAAGGCCCAGCTGCTGCTCGCCGCCTGCGAGAGTGAGTGCCGACGCAGGGCTGGGCGGGCTGGCCCCCGGCGGCGCCTGTGGGTGCCGAGCTTCCCCTCCCCACGGACCACTGCCCGGTCCTGAGGGCCACGCCATGCAAGCAGTCACGTGTGCACACGCCATGTGggcacgcacacactcacacacacctatacacatgcccacacacatgctgtcacacacatgcacgtgcacacacatgcatgtgctcAGAAACACGCACACGCTCTCACATATGTGCACATGCACAGCTCTCGCACACttgcacacatgcagacacatgtgcatgcatactCACAGGTGCACGCCCACAtatgcacacacgtgtgcacgtccatatgcatgtgcacacatgcagacatgtgtgcatacatgtgctCTCACACATGCACAGGTGTACgcatacatgtacacatgtgcacacactgaCACGTGCACGTGCTTttgcacacatgcagacacatgtacatgcacatgCTTTCTGTACACTCACATGCGCACATGCGCGTGCAtgtacatgtgcatgcacatgtacaTACATGCAGATGTGTGTGCTCACACATACACAGGTGCACACATGCGTTCACATGCtttcacacacacgtgcacacacataccgCTTTACCTGAGTGAGGAGCCAGGGAGTCACCACAGTGAGGAGCCTGCCACCACGTGGCAGGAACATGGACGGGCCTGACCACTGAGGCACAACCCGGTTCTGCTGGGCATGCACTCAGGGATGTCCCTGTCACCTCGACGACAGAGCCGAGAGCCAAGGCGGCCACAGGTTCCAGAAGGTCCCCTCAGCGTCCTCGCCCACAGAATGGGCAGTGGGGTTCAGGGAGCACTGCCGTAGGCACGCCCCACACTTCCCAGGGTCAGGGTTCCACCACCCTGCCCCTCTGTCGTGCCCTGCGCCCCTGTCCCACCCTGGGCAGAGCCTGGggaacaggccaggggcaggcatAAAGGGACCTTGTCCCGCAGGCCTGCTCACCAGTCACCGGCTGCCCGTCTTCTGCCAGCTGATTCTGAAAATTGGGAACTTCCTCAACTATGTGAGTGGACGGCACCCAGCCTGCCCCTGCTGCCAgtcccccaacccccgcccctcCACCAGGCCGAGAGActccctccccgccctcccctcACAGGGCAGCCACACTGGGGACGCCGATGGCTTCAAGATGAGCACGCTGCTGAAGCTCACGGAGACCAAGTCCCAGCAGAGCCGGGTCACACTGCTGCACCACGTGCTGGAGGTAGTGGAGCGGGGGGCCTCCTGGGTGCAGCACCAGCGGCCAGAGGCCCCCGGGGCCCCGCCCAGCCCCGCAGGGCTCCCCCTGGCAGCGCTGCCCCGCCCTGCAGCCCACACCCACTCTGACCAGCCCCTGTCCTGCCCCAGCCCCGAGACAGCAAAACCGTGAGAATCGCAGTCAGGcccaagggaagccctggaggcTCAAGGTGCCGGGGGATTTCCCAAGGGCCGTGGACCAGAGCTGCCGAGGGTGGGGCTCACAGGGCGGCCTTGGCTGTGTGGCCTCAGTGGGCCTCACTGAGCACATCGTGCTGCAGGAAGTGGAGGAGAGCCATCCTGACCTCCTGCAGCTACCCCAGGACCTGGAGCTGCCCGCCCGAGCGGCAGGGTAggtgcctcccacccccacccacaccccgGCCAGCGTGGCCGGGCTCGACCAGGCTGCTCTTGTGCTGGGGCACCACCCTGGACCCCGGATCTGCTGCCTGACTCTCATCCCACTTTGGGACAGGACCTTGTGTCCACTGTGGCCTGTCCCTGCGCGACCGAGGGGGGACAGGGGTGACCCGGCCATGGTCACCCCAGGGGCTGGTCTAGCATGGCCCCCTCACGAGGCTGACTTTGATTACATGGACATGCTGCCCCCATTGTACAGGCAGGGAAGCTGAGGCCCCGGGAAGTAGGGTcaggtctgtggggtcacacagcccAGGGGTGGCTCTGGGAGGGCAGGGTCCACCCTCAGCACTGGCCGGCCCGGCTCCATGCCACCATGGAAGGTTCTCTGGTCCAGGGGAGGCTGAGCCTTGCAGAGAGTCAGGCAAGGAGGGCAGGCTGAGCCGTCAGGGTCACTGTTCTGACACCACCAGCCCAGCACCTTCTCAGGTGAGCGTTTGACCCCACGCTGCCCTGCCCATCCTGGAGTTCTGACGTGCCTCTGGCAGCCAGTGCGCTGTCCGGGGCCACTGTCCCTGAGGGTGAGCCGTCCGGGGGCCCCACTGTCCTAGCAAGGCTGGACGGCAGCGTTCGACTGATCCAGCGGGCCCTCTGGCGCCTTCAGGATCAACCTTGAGGGCATCCACGCGGAGTCCAGCAGTAACCTGaagaaactcctggagatggagcAGAAGGTGTCCTCCTCCATCCCAGAGGTGCAGGAGCAGTACGCCCACCGCCTCCAGGCAAGCGCTGGGCGGGCACCGCCCTTTCCAGGGCTGGGGCGTCTGCCGGGCCTGGGGTCTACTGTAAGGTGGGAGGGCGAGCAGGCGGGTGAGCGTGAGCGGGCAGGTGAGCGTGGGAAGGAGAGAGCCAGAGCCAGCGCCCCGGCAGGAGAACAGCCCCTGCTGCTGGCCCCCAGGTGTTTCTGCAGCTGAGGGGTCTCGCCGGGTGCTGGGCTGAAGGGCTCAGCCCACCGGCCCTCAGAGCCCCCACGACCACGCTGCCTGCAGAGCCTGTGCTGGTGGCCGTCCTGCTGTGGCCGCACCTAGCGCTCCAGAGGCTCCAGCGCAGGCAACGCCTGCGACAGTGGGTGgggccctggccccgccccctgaCCTCTCGCACGGCCCTGACCCCACCCACTGCAggcccctgcctcctcccactGCAGGGCCCTGACCCCTCCCACCGCAAGCCCCTGACCCTGCCCCGACCCCTCCCATCACAGGccccccccccgaccccgccCCCTGACACCTCGCGCGGCCCTGACCCCTCCCACCGCAAGCCCCTGACCCCGCCCCGACCCCTCCCATCACAGGccccccccccgaccccgccCCCTGACACCTCGCAGGGCCCTGACCCCTCCCACCGCAGACCCCTGACCCCGCCCCGACCCCTCCAATCACAGCCGCCTCCGACCCCGCCCCCTGACACCTCGCAGGGCCCTGACCCCTCCCACCGCAGACCCCTGACCCCGCCCCGACCCCTCCAATCACAGCCCCCCCCCGACTCCGCCCCCTGACACCTCGCAGGGCCCTGACTCCTCCCACCGCAGACCccctgaccccccccccccccacacacacaggccAGCATCACAGACTCGCAGGCGCTGGAGGAGGTGTTCCAGGCCATCGAGCAGAAACAGCTGGAGCTGGCTAGTTACCTGTGCGAGGATGCCCAGCAGCTGTCCCTGGAGGACACGCTCAGCACCATGAAGACCTTCCGAGATCTCTTCCTCCGCGCCCTGAAGGTGGGTGGGAGGTGTGGTGGGTTTGCGGCCCCCCCGTCCCCGAACAGGGCAGGCGGAATTGGGGTGCCGGAGGCTTGGGGTCACGGGCTGCGCCCGTCCTGCAGGAGAACAAGGACCGGAAGGAGCAGGCGGCCAAGGCTGAGAGGAGGAAGCAGCAGCTGGCGGAGGAGGAGGCCCGCAGGCCGCGGGGCGAGGGCGGGAAGGCCGGTGAGGCGAGGGCGGGAACGGGCGGCTGGGGACCACCCAGGCTGGGCCGTGGCCTTTCCTCCGCCCTGCTCTCTCAGGGGCTCCGGGGACCCTGGGCAGTGTCCCTGAGGGTCTCTGGGCTCCTCAGCCAGGAGGGGAGGCGGGAAGCAGGAAGAGGTGTGTGTCATCGACGCTCTGCTGGCTGACATCAGGAAGGGCTTCCAGCTGCGTAAGACGGCCCGCGGCCGAGGGGACGCAGAGGCGGCCAGCAGGGCAGCTGCCACAGACCCCCCGAGGAACAAGGCACCTGGTGAGACCCTGCCCCACCTCCCggtcacccctccctccccaccatccttacctcccttcctccaggaagcgcTCCTTGTTGGTTCAGGAGAGCCCGCCCCTCTTCCCTGTTGCCATGAGGTCAGGGACACCTCACCCCCGTGATCCTTGCACACATCTCTGCCACAGCAGAGGGTTCCCTGGTTGCTGTGACAGCCATTCATCCAGCCCCCAGGCGGGCGGCAGAGCTGGGCCGGTGGGCTCGTTGACATATGCTTTGGGGCTCAGAGGGGCTCTGAGGTGGCTGGGGGAGGCAGGATGAGGCCCTGGGGCGGCATTCTCCACTGCTGGGCAGGCTGCCTTGGGGGCTCTAGGGGCAGGGAAGACATATGTCATTGCCGTGGGCCCTGTGTGCCCTGATCCCCCATGCTGGGTACAGACCGTGGACACCGCGGCCCAGGCCTGCCTGGTGGGAACCCACTCGACCACCAGAGAAGGCTTCCCGGGGAAGGGGGTCCGCGGGACGGGTGGTATTGACTTGGGACATGCTGAGCAGGGCCCTGGGGATTGGGATCACTCAGGGGGTGAGGCCCGTGCCCTCCACTGATCAGTACTTCATCCACAGCCGCCACCAGGGACCCCGTGGGAGGTACCAGCGCCCCCATCTCTGAGCCTGGCCTGGACGCTGCAGCTGGCAGGGAGCCCCGGGGCTGGGATCTCGCCGATGCCGCTCCCACCAGCCACCAGCCCACTGGAGATTCATCAGAGACGGGTGGCTCTGGGCCCCTGGAGAGGCGCTCTTCCTGGTACACAGATGCCAGTGATTTCCTGCCCACGGAGGACCCCCagggcccccagccccctgcagggGCCTGGTCAGTGGTACTGGGAGACGCTCAAGCCCTGAAGCCCCTCGACTTCAGTGACCAGCCCCCCAAAGCCATGGGTCTGAGTCAAGACACTGAGGAGCCCATGGCCCGGCTGGGTGCCTGCCAGGCCAAGGCCGACAGCACAGGTGAGGGCCTGGAGGATGCAGCTGCCCACGGCCGCCGCGCCGGCCTCCCCGCTGCAGGCCCCGATGAGGCTGAGGACGGGGAGCTCACAGCCCCAGACTCCGCGCTGGACACCTCCCTGGACAGGTCCTTCTCCGAGGATGCCGTGACTGACTCGTCGGGGTCTAGCACCCTCCCCAGGGCTCAGGGCCGGACGTCGAAGGGCACGGGCAAACGGAGGAAGAAACGCCCCTCCAGGAACCAGGAAGGTAACTCGAGGCCCCCTGTCCCTCCCCGTCCTGCGGAGCAGGGGTTCCAGGCGGGCAAgtcagcagggctgggggcatCGACGCGTGGTCTGAGCTCGTCTGTCCCACGCCGGGGCCTGGACCTCCCCCTGAGGCCGGCCACTGCCCCCGGGAGTGGGCGATTCCTCGCCCCTCCGGGTCCTACCGCAGAGGAGACAGCAGCGCCTCTGCATCGGGAGGGCACCGCCCAGCGGCTGCACCTCTAACCCACTAACTCTGCCTGGTGATGCCAGCTCCAGTTGGGCGCGGCGGGGGGCCTGGGGCACGGCTGCGCTTCGGCTCAGTGTCCATGCGGCCCCAGCCCCGACTCTGAGTCCAGGGTCGCTCGTCAGGGATGAGCTATTGAGCGCGTTTCTTTTATTTGGAAGCAGAGGTTGCCCCCGACCCTGACGCTAATAAAACAAAAAGGCTCTGTGTGATCCAGTGAGGTAGGTACCCGCCTGGCCCTCCGCACTAACCGTGGCCAGCAGGGGCAGGCCTACGCCGGCCTCCTGATCACTAACCCGCTTCCCCCCCGCCCTCCCCGGGACCCTCCCGGCGCCCGGCTTCCCCTCCCGCCCTCTCGGAGCCTCGCTTAGCTGCGTCTCTTGTCTCTTCCTGGGGCAGATGCCGCCTCAGAGCCTCCGCCGCCTCGCAGACGGGTGAACGGGGCTGCAGGGCCctgagggtgggagagaggtccTCCTGCCTGAGCGTCTGGCTCACTCCTACCCCGAAGGCATCCCCTTCCCCCGAGTCTGTCCTCAGGGCACCCTCCTCTGGCCCTGGTGTGAGCCATGCGCATCCCCAGGGAGGCAGCGAGGGACAGCGAAGGCCCCAGGGGCCGCTGCCAGGGACAGGCAGACTGTCCGCCCCTGCAGGGGGTGCTCAGGCCTCCTCTTTCTAGGGGGGAGACCTAGGGAGAGGGTCTGTAGGCACCTCCCTGGTGACGGGCTCCGGGCCTCCCGGGACCCCTGAAAGTGGGCGGGCCAGTCGGGGTCTTTGATGAGGCTCACAGGTGTGACCAGAGCAACAGGCCTGGGTCCTCACCACGCCCCAGCCTGGGGTGTGGACCATGATCGTATGCGGGGACTGGGAGCCCTGTGGGGTCCAGAGCTGCACAAGGGCGGCCCTGGTTCTCCATGCACCTCCCACCCGCCGGACTCGAGACGAGGTCCAGCaggtgctggagacctgggcagGGGTGCAGTCCGGCGCGTCTGTGGGTTTGGGGACAGCAGCCACACGTGACCACTGTCTGGGGAAGACCACTGAGCCCGGTGTGGGATCTGAGCTCCCTcgagctccccccacccccacgccccaCGGGGCCTGttgtccctggatcaggaagggaggaagggcccCTCCTCTTTGTCGCCCCAGCTTTTTGTTTGGAAAAAAACTTCAACTTGAAGGAAAATTTGCAAGGAGGTCCCAGGGAACACCATCTACTCTTCACCTTGAAATTTCAAAACCATGCAAAATATAGGAAAACTGCTAACATCTGCATCCTTCCttcaccccagcccctccccacacaaCTTCACAGACCAATTTGAGTCGTCAGGACACGCCATCCCGGGCTGGTCCCCGGCCCGCAGGTCAGGGGCTCATCCCTGGCCCCCAGGTCAGGGCCGTTCCCCCCACGTACCTGGATGGTGGGCAGGCCTCTGCTGCAGCCTCAGGGCGGCCCCGCATCTCCGTCTGCCCATTGGGGCCGTTGCTTTGCTTTTCTGGACCGAGGTCCTGCCAGGACCGCTCACCCAGCCCCCTGTCTTGTGTGACACTGAAGACACAAGTCACTTTGGGGGCATCCTGTTCGTCCCCCGCCAGGTCCAGATTGTGTTGGGGGCAGGACCCACACCCAGTGACAGGAGTCCTCCCCAGAGCACTACAGGAGGGGCTCACGGGCCCGTCTGCCCCATGCTCAGCGGCACGGATGCCCGTGGAGAGGTCAGCTGGTGGTTTCGGCGGACCCTCTGCTGCCTGAGCGGGGCTTTCACTCTGGGATGAGTGGGCGGCCCGTGGGTGAGGCCCGGGGACAGCTCTCAGTCTGCACTTGGGTTTCTGTTCCATCCTTCCTCCCACAGTCTTCCCTGCTGGGCAGCGTCGGGAGCGGGTGGTCTGTGCCCACGCTGCAGTGCTCCCGTGCCCATGGGATGAGTGGCATCAGGCCGCCTCCTCGGGGCCCTTTCTTAAGCACAACCTCACTCCCTCCATCTGCCCACCCCCGCCGGCCAGGCCCTGCCTGCTGGTTCCTCATGGGGTGGGAGTGACGGACCATCTGCTTCTGCCCCGGTTGTCTTCATCGTCTGTCTCTTCCGAGCACCGGTGCCCGCGCCCCATGCTGCCTGGCTCCGTGGTGGCCAGAAGGGCAGGGCCTTTGGGGGGAACAGCCAGGCAAGAGGCCCTGCAGCGGGCAGGAGCTGGAATTGGGGGCGAGGGGTGGTGCTGGTGCCCTGAGGATGGAGCAGAAAGACCGCAGGAGGCCCCCACCAAGGGGCTGGTGGGGAAGTGACCGAGGGAGCCCCAGGGAGAGCCGGCAGCAGTGGGGCTGGAGAGTGTGGACGGGGTGGGACTCAGACAGGACACCGCGGGGACCCCACCTGCCCATCTCAGAGGCAAGAAGCGTGCCTGGCGACACCGGGCCGGACGGGTGGATGGGGGCCAGCCTGCAGGGGGTCAGCTGGCACCTGCCGCCTGGGGCAGCCTCACTGCTCCAGAGAAAGGGCCTGTGGTCAGAGTGGACCTCAGGACGCACGGTGCTGCCCACTGGGCAAGGCTGACGAGCGGACGGCGGGAGCCTGGGGACTGAGGCAGGCACCGTGCCAGGCCGCTCTGACCatgtcctctcctctccccacaggcCTCAGGCCCAGGTCCAGAGCCAAGTGAGAGGACCCACAGCAGGGCTGCCGGACGAGCTGCTGGGCGGGGGCCCCCCGGGCCAGGCTGGGGACAGCCCCTGGGAAACCCAAACTCCGTGCCTTACCCGGCCCGCGCCACGGCCTCTCGGAGCCTCAGACTGCTGAGGCCAGGACCCCCACGGGCACTGGGGCCCGGCCCCCCTGGCGCCCCCCTGGCCTGCCTGCACACCCCTGCCCTCTGCTTTCTAAACGCCGTCGCCCAACCCCGACCCCACACGGCATGCACCATGGCCCCCATCCAGCCGCCTGGGGGGGCAGGTCAAGTGGCTGCGTCCGGGGCACCCCGAGCTTATGAACTGGCTCCCAGATTCCCCTGGGGACAGGCCCTGACAGACCTCCCCCCGAAGTGATGGAGCTGGGGCGGACTGGAGACCCTGGTCCACAGATCTGCCCCCAACTAACTCAGTTGGGCTGAAGCACTCGTTTTTAACTGAAATAGGATGATTTGTGGGTTTCTACCATTTTGTGTGGCCGAGTTGGGGACAGGTAGGTGGGTGAGAGGACCCAGGGCCTTCGGGTAGAGGCAGGCCATCTGGCCATGCATGG
The window above is part of the Dama dama isolate Ldn47 chromosome 13, ASM3311817v1, whole genome shotgun sequence genome. Proteins encoded here:
- the INF2 gene encoding inverted formin-2 isoform X1, whose amino-acid sequence is MRSQGNAGGSPRQAPAWVGRGSRKVLRVWLSKMSVKEGAQRKWAALKEKLGPQDSDPTEANLESAEPELCIRLLQVPSVVNYSGLRKRLESSDGGWMVQFLEQSGLDLLLEALARLSGRGVARIADALLQLTCVSCVRAVMNSREGIQYILSNQAYVRQLSLALDTSNMMVKKQVFELLAALCIYSPEGHALTLDALDHYKTVCGQQYRFSVIMSELSDSDNVPYVATLLSVVNAIILGPEDVRTRAQLRSEFIGLQLLDVLTRLRDLEDGDLLIQLETFREAKAEDEEELLRVFGGIDINSHQEVFSALFHKVSCSPASVHLLSVLQGLLHLEPSLRSSQLLWEALESLVNRAVLLASDGQECTLEEMVERLLSIKGRPRPCSLDKAHKSTQADLGQSQRGSSPQNSSAPTAGLGGQQPAAALASPLVTSVQGERGPAPQPTAPERLERPPPPPAPPLPDSTTTPPPPPPPPPLPPPPPGMGAAFPSPPPPPPPPPPNSAGTVPPPPPLPGLGGPPPPPPPPPPLPGISGPPAAGGVEEIIVAQVDSGLGSAWVPRHRRVNPPTLRMKKLNWQKLPSSVAREGSSMWATLSSPDAEVVEPDFSSIERLFSFPTAKPKEQAVAPARKEPKEITFLDSKKSLNLNIFLKQFKCSNEEVTAMIRAGDSTKFDVEVLKQLLKLLPEKHEIENLRSFAEDRARLASADQFYLLLLGIPCYQLRIECLLLCEGTAVVLDMVRPKAQLLLAACESLLTSHRLPVFCQLILKIGNFLNYGSHTGDADGFKMSTLLKLTETKSQQSRVTLLHHVLEEVEESHPDLLQLPQDLELPARAAGINLEGIHAESSSNLKKLLEMEQKVSSSIPEVQEQYAHRLQASITDSQALEEVFQAIEQKQLELASYLCEDAQQLSLEDTLSTMKTFRDLFLRALKENKDRKEQAAKAERRKQQLAEEEARRPRGEGGKAARRGGGKQEEVCVIDALLADIRKGFQLRKTARGRGDAEAASRAAATDPPRNKAPAATRDPVGGTSAPISEPGLDAAAGREPRGWDLADAAPTSHQPTGDSSETGGSGPLERRSSWYTDASDFLPTEDPQGPQPPAGAWSVVLGDAQALKPLDFSDQPPKAMGLSQDTEEPMARLGACQAKADSTGEGLEDAAAHGRRAGLPAAGPDEAEDGELTAPDSALDTSLDRSFSEDAVTDSSGSSTLPRAQGRTSKGTGKRRKKRPSRNQEEVAPDPDANKTKRLCVIQ
- the INF2 gene encoding inverted formin-2 isoform X3, with translation MSVKEGAQRKWAALKEKLGPQDSDPTEANLESAEPELCIRLLQVPSVVNYSGLRKRLESSDGGWMVQFLEQSGLDLLLEALARLSGRGVARIADALLQLTCVSCVRAVMNSREGIQYILSNQAYVRQLSLALDTSNMMVKKQVFELLAALCIYSPEGHALTLDALDHYKTVCGQQYRFSVIMSELSDSDNVPYVATLLSVVNAIILGPEDVRTRAQLRSEFIGLQLLDVLTRLRDLEDGDLLIQLETFREAKAEDEEELLRVFGGIDINSHQEVFSALFHKVSCSPASVHLLSVLQGLLHLEPSLRSSQLLWEALESLVNRAVLLASDGQECTLEEMVERLLSIKGRPRPCSLDKAHKSTQADLGQSQRGSSPQNSSAPTAGLGGQQPAAALASPLVTSVQGERGPAPQPTAPERLERPPPPPAPPLPDSTTTPPPPPPPPPLPPPPPGMGAAFPSPPPPPPPPPPNSAGTVPPPPPLPGLGGPPPPPPPPPPLPGISGPPAAGGVEEIIVAQVDSGLGSAWVPRHRRVNPPTLRMKKLNWQKLPSSVAREGSSMWATLSSPDAEVVEPDFSSIERLFSFPTAKPKEQAVAPARKEPKEITFLDSKKSLNLNIFLKQFKCSNEEVTAMIRAGDSTKFDVEVLKQLLKLLPEKHEIENLRSFAEDRARLASADQFYLLLLGIPCYQLRIECLLLCEGTAVVLDMVRPKAQLLLAACESLLTSHRLPVFCQLILKIGNFLNYGSHTGDADGFKMSTLLKLTETKSQQSRVTLLHHVLEEVEESHPDLLQLPQDLELPARAAGINLEGIHAESSSNLKKLLEMEQKVSSSIPEVQEQYAHRLQASITDSQALEEVFQAIEQKQLELASYLCEDAQQLSLEDTLSTMKTFRDLFLRALKENKDRKEQAAKAERRKQQLAEEEARRPRGEGGKAARRGGGKQEEVCVIDALLADIRKGFQLRKTARGRGDAEAASRAAATDPPRNKAPAATRDPVGGTSAPISEPGLDAAAGREPRGWDLADAAPTSHQPTGDSSETGGSGPLERRSSWYTDASDFLPTEDPQGPQPPAGAWSVVLGDAQALKPLDFSDQPPKAMGLSQDTEEPMARLGACQAKADSTGEGLEDAAAHGRRAGLPAAGPDEAEDGELTAPDSALDTSLDRSFSEDAVTDSSGSSTLPRAQGRTSKGTGKRRKKRPSRNQEEVAPDPDANKTKRLCVIQ
- the INF2 gene encoding inverted formin-2 isoform X2, producing MRSQGNAGGSPRQAPAWVGRGSRKVLRVWLSKMSVKEGAQRKWAALKEKLGPQDSDPTEANLESAEPELCIRLLQVPSVVNYSGLRKRLESSDGGWMVQFLEQSGLDLLLEALARLSGRGVARIADALLQLTCVSCVRAVMNSREGIQYILSNQAYVRQLSLALDTSNMMVKKQVFELLAALCIYSPEGHALTLDALDHYKTVCGQQYRFSVIMSELSDSDNVPYVATLLSVVNAIILGPEDVRTRAQLRSEFIGLQLLDVLTRLRDLEDGDLLIQLETFREAKAEDEEELLRVFGGIDINSHQEVFSALFHKVSCSPASVHLLSVLQGLLHLEPSLRSSQLLWEALESLVNRAVLLASDGQECTLEEMVERLLSIKGRPRPCSLDKAHKSTQADLGQSQRGSSPQNSSAPTAGLGGQQPAAALASPLVTSVQGERGPAPQPTAPERLERPPPPPAPPLPDSTTTPPPPPPPPPLPPPPPGMGAAFPSPPPPPPPPPPNSAGTVPPPPPLPGLGGPPPPPPPPPPLPGISGPPAAGGVEEIIVAQVDSGLGSAWVPRHRRVNPPTLRMKKLNWQKLPSSVAREGSSMWATLSSPDAEVVEPDFSSIERLFSFPTAKPKEQAVAPARKEPKEITFLDSKKSLNLNIFLKQFKCSNEEVTAMIRAGDSTKFDVEVLKQLLKLLPEKHEIENLRSFAEDRARLASADQFYLLLLGIPCYQLRIECLLLCEGTAVVLDMVRPKAQLLLAACESLLTSHRLPVFCQLILKIGNFLNYGSHTGDADGFKMSTLLKLTETKSQQSRVTLLHHVLEEVEESHPDLLQLPQDLELPARAAGINLEGIHAESSSNLKKLLEMEQKVSSSIPEVQEQYAHRLQASITDSQALEEVFQAIEQKQLELASYLCEDAQQLSLEDTLSTMKTFRDLFLRALKENKDRKEQAAKAERRKQQLAEEEARRPRGEGGKAARRGGGKQEEVCVIDALLADIRKGFQLRKTARGRGDAEAASRAAATDPPRNKAPAATRDPVGGTSAPISEPGLDAAAGREPRGWDLADAAPTSHQPTGDSSETGGSGPLERRSSWYTDASDFLPTEDPQGPQPPAGAWSVVLGDAQALKPLDFSDQPPKAMGLSQDTEEPMARLGACQAKADSTGEGLEDAAAHGRRAGLPAAGPDEAEDGELTAPDSALDTSLDRSFSEDAVTDSSGSSTLPRAQGRTSKGTGKRRKKRPSRNQEGLRPRSRAK